Genomic window (Ureibacillus composti):
GAGTTCATCTGTACTTGGGAAGAAAGACAAGAACTATTCAAATTAAAACAAGTATCTGAATGGGAGCAAAAATATTTACAAGATCAAGAACCACAGGAGGTTAAGTAATATGACGAGAGAAGTAGATTACGATATTGCAATTGTTGGCTGTGGAGCCGCTGGAACTGCTGCTGCATTAGCGGCTGCTGAAAAAGCAAAAGAACAAAATGAAAATTTAAAGATTGCTATTTTAGAAAGAGCTGATTTTGACAATCGAGGTGGAAACACTCGTTGGACAGCAGGTTATATGCGTATGAAAAGTATCGACGAACCGGCCGACAATTTCGTGGAAGATATGATAGCCTTTTCTGACAACTATGGGGACCGTGCATATATCGAAACACTACATGCAAATGCTGGTTCAACATTACGCTGGGTACAATCAAAAGGTGTAGATTTTGATTTTTTACCAACAATGTTCTTAACTTCATCTAAACCACGTCTTCTTCCTGTTGGTGGAGGCCGTGCGATCATTGATAATTTATCTCTACGTGCAAGAGCACTAGGAGTAGAAATTATTTATGAAGCAACAGCATGGGATCTTACATTAAATGATAGTGGCGCAGTGAACGGTTTAAAAATTCGCATTAAAGGTGGCGAAACCATCACTTTGAATGTGAATGCGGTGATCTTAGCTTCTGGTGGGTTCCAAGGTAGTCATGAAATGATGGCTCAATATATTGGTCGCGATGCTCATAAAATCCCAACGGTATGTGAAGGTGGATTATATAACAAAGGTGAGTCCATACGTATGGCTTTACGAATCGGTGCAAAAGGCGCAGGACAATGGGATGCCTTCCATGCGGAAACGGTCGATCCACGCAGTAAGCGCGAAGAAGCAGGAGTAATGCTTTATCCGTATGCCATATTAGTTGATCAAAATGGGAAACGCTTCGTCGATGAAGGGATTACAACAATTGATGAACAATATGAAGCAGTTGCACGAAAAATTTTCTATGAATGTCCAAATCATATTGCCTATATGATTACTGATCAAAAAATGTTTGATATTCCGAACTATGAGGAAGCACTTCAAACAGAACAACCTGCTATTGAAGGAAAAACAATTGAAGAATTAGCAAATAAATTACAAATTCCAGCTGAGAACCTAGTTAAAACAGTAGAAGAATTTAATAATGCGGTTCAACCGGGCGAATTCTTATGGAATAAAAAAGATGGAAAACAAGCAATTGGAATTGAACCACAAAAATCCAATTGGGCTATCACAATCGACAAGGGGCCGTATGTAGCTTATCCAATAGTATGTTGCAATGTATTTACAAATGGAGGAATCGCTACAGATCCTCAAGGTCGTGTGATTTCAAATGATAACGACCCAATTCCAGGATTATATGCAGCTGGCGAAATGACTGGCTTATATTATGGCAAATATCCAGGTGCGACTTCTGTTTTAAGATCTCTTGTGTTCGGTAAACGTGCAGGTGAGGACGCGGTAGAATATGTAGCTGCGTTAGAAAAAACATTTTCGTAATTAAAAAGGAGGGCATTGAGTGGAGTTAAAAGGAAAAGTAGCATTAGTAACTGGTGGAGGACGCGGGATTGGTCGTGAAACTTCACTATTATTAGCCTCACACGGTGCAGATATTGCTGTATGTGCTAGAAGTAAACATGAATGTGATGAAGTAGTACAAGCAATTCAAGAAATTCACGGGACAAAAGCAATTACTGTCATTTGTGATGTTGGAGATCCAGAGGCAGTAAAAAAAGCCATAAAAGAAGTGAAAGAGAAGTTAGGAAAAATCGATATTTTAATTAATAATGCCGGAGTTATGAGTCTAAAACCATTCGTTGAGACATCTGTTGATGAGTGGCATTGGGTACACGACATTAACTTGCACGCTCCATTTTATTTAAGTAAAGAAGTAATTCCTGAAATGATTGAGAGAAAAGATGGAATCATCATCAATATCTCCTCAATTTGGGGGACAAAAGGTGGTCCAAATCGCAGTGCTTATATTTCTTCAAAACACGCCGTCATTGGATTCTCCAAGGCCCTCGGTGAAGAGTTGAAACCATATGGAATTCGTGTGAATGCTGTTTGTCCTGGACCAGTTGATACAAAAATGACGAATGATATGGCACCAAATATTAATAAAACAGGTTGGTTACAGCCGATTGATATCGCAAATGTCATTGTTGATTTGTGCTTACCAAAATCAGTTGCCGTCACAGCAACGTCCATAGAGGCATTCGGTGCAGGACAACCGGTATCGTCATAAAAACTAATTATAAGCATTAATTCCTTAGTAGTATTTTCGATTGTAGCGGAAGACGGCGACTCCTGCGGGAATAGCGTCAGTCTTGAGACCCCACAGGAGCTTGCGACGAGGAGGCTCAAGCCACGCCCGCGGAAAGCGTCCGTCTGTAGCGGAAATCGAATTAATATATGAAAATAAAATTTTTAATAGAATAGGAGATTAATAAAATGACTGAATTTGTTAAAGCAATTGAAACAAAAAGCATTAGTTTAGAACTAGCGAACAAGGTATTAGATGCAGCGCTAGTTAAAGGGAAAGAAATGGGGATTGCATTTAGTATTGCAATTGTTGACCGTACTGGAAATTTAAAAGCATTCGCAGCAATGGACGGCGCACCTGTTTTAAGCTTAGATATCGCTCAAAATAAAGCATTCTCAGCGGCAGCTTACAACCGTGCAACCCACGAGTGGTATGATCGTTTAAAAGATGATCCACCACTACTACACGGGATTGTTCATACACCTAGACTTGTCATCTTCGGTGGAGGTTATCCTATCAAATTAGATGGCGAATTAATCGGTGGGATCGGTGTAAGTGGAGGTCATTACACACACGATATGCAAGTTTGTGAAGCAGGTTTAGAAGTTTTACAAGAAATTACACAAGGGTAGTGAAATGCCCATGGAAAAAACTTATAACCTAATAATAGTAGGTGCTGGAATGGCTGGACTTTGTGCTGCTGCTGAAGCGGCAGCACAAGGTGCAAAGGTTTTAGTACTTGAAAAAGAGGAAGAAATAGGTGGAAGCTCGTTATTAAGCGGACGCTTTATGGCATTTGCTGAAACGGATCTTCAGAAAAAAGAAGGAATTCAAGATTCTACACAATTATTAGTAGATGATTTACTAGCAGTTGGTCAGGGCAAAAACGAAGAAAGTTTAATCGAGGCTTACGGAGAACATCAATACGAAACGTATCAATGGTTAGTTCAAAAAGGGGTACATTTCCATGCGGTTCAAGCGGTAAGTGGACATAGTGTTCCCCGTGGCCATACGATCACTCCATCTCAAGCTATTTCAACTTTATATCAGTATACTGTGGATACAGGTAATGTAACGGTCGAATTAGAAGCTTCTGTTAAACGTCTTCGTAAAAATTCGGAAGGTCGTATTTCAGTAGTCATCTTCGAAAAGAATGGCCTTGAATACATTGCAAAATCAGATCAAGGTGTCATCTTAACTTCTGGAGGATTTTCTAGAAGTGAAGAATTGCTCGAACACTTTGCTCCACAATTAAAAGGTGCACTTCGGATTGGTGGCAAAGGAAATGTTGGGGATGGCATTAAATTAGCATGGGAACACGGTGCATGGGTACGGGATCTTCCGTATTTACAAGGAACATATGGTTTCCATCCTACAGCTGATGGACCTCGTAAAAACCAAGCGCACGTATTTTATAAAGGTGCAATCGTCATAAATAAACATGCCAAAAGATTTGTAAATGAATCGATTTCTTATAAATTAATTGGCACTGAAGCATTAAAACAACCAGAAGGCATTACGTATCAAGTTTGGGACCAAGAAATTATGAAAGAAAATGTTCCAGGTGATGCATTATATGACATTGAAAAGCTGAATGAATTGGGATTAATCGAAAAAGCAATTTCTCTAGAGGAATTGGCTGAATTGATTTCAGTACCAAAAGCACAGTTAGTTCAAACAGTCGATGAGTATAATCAAGATATTTTAGCTGGTGGCGACAAGGAGTTTGGAAGAACAACTTTAACGCATACGTTTGGAAAGCCAAAAACAATTAGCAAGGCTCCTTTCTATGCAATGCGTACCACAGTTGCAATGTTAGCTACTTATGCAGGGTTAGCAGTGAATGCGGGTGCACAAGTGTTAAATCCATTCCAAGAACCAATTCCAGGCTTATTCGCAGCAGGAGAAATTGTGGGAGGTTTCCACGGTGCAGGATATATGACAGGAAGCTCTCTTGGCAAAGCAGCAATTTTCGGTCGAATTGCTGCGCAAACAGCATTAACTTCATTCAGTAACAGTCTTCCTCATTTATGAGTGGTGAGATGAATGCTAAAGGTATTTCTATTAAAAGGTATTAAAGCATGACTGAATGAAGTTAAGTCTCCGGCGGATGCCACAGATTTTTAAAGGAAATTTATGGAGCAAGATCGACAAAATCTGGGCGCATATGTTTTGGCTGTGACGAAAGCTTGCGACAGTCACAAATACGCCAAGTCGTATTTGATAAACAGAAATAACATTGTAATAGCTTGATTTGAAAGGAGTTGAAGTCGTTTGAAAATTTGGCACCAAAGTTTAACGTCAATTGAAAATGTACCGGCATATCGCGATGCGGTCATTAATCATATACAAAAAATTGCTCGACCTGATGTTGAGGTGGTTTTACACGGAATGTCCAATGAGACATATCCAACTGAATATCCAGGTCATTTTATTACGTATTCTTACCTGCAAAATTTGCATCGAGAACAATTTATTCGAAATGCATTAATTGCTGAAAGTGCTGGCTATGACTGCATGTTTATCGGAACAATACCTGATGTTGGATTGATCGAGGCCAGATCACTTGTTGACATTCCAGTGATTGGATATGGGCAAGCATCTATGCACATTGCGTCTATGCTAGGCGATAAAATTGGGATTGTGAATTTTCTAGAGCCTCTAGCAGATCAATTACGATATAATGCTGGTCGATACGGGTTAAGCCAAAAGCTTGGACCAATTGTTCAAACGAAAGTAGGATTTTACGATATTTTGGAAGGCTTTAATAATCCGCAACCTGTGATTGATTCATTTGTTGAAAGTGCAGAAAAAGCAATCGCGCAAGGAGCCGATGTAATCATACCTGGTGAAGGGCCGATGAATGTCTTCTTAGCGACATATGGCATCAACCGAATTGGGGATGTACCGATTGTTGATTCATTTGCAGCGGGCATCAAAATGTGTGAATCATTAACAGATTTAAAGAAAAATTCAGGTGTAACGATGACTCGTAAAGGGTATTTCAATGCAAAACCACCTGAAGATGCTGTGAAAAAATTACGAGCGTTTTATCATCAACAAAGTGACATCCATGCCGGATTAGATTATGGTTTGTCCGTAAAAGCTCAAGTCCAAAAGTAGACTTAATGTAAGAATTTAGGATCTGTTCCAAGTAATACTGTGGGACAGATCTTTCTATTTTAGTAATAGGTATTGAGAAAGAAAAGTTTCAGGATAAATTGAATATGTAGAGTTCAGTCTTTTCATCCGTTTACAATAAAGAGTGTTCCACCAAAAACACCATTTCGTCCATTCAAAGAGTTTTTTATCTCCAAAACTTACTTTTCAACCCCAATAGGAAATTACAGTTCTTATTTAATAAAACAAAAAACTATCGAAAACTCTTATTTTTTCTTATTTTTATATCTTAATTTGTTAAAGAATCCATTATAATGTAATTATGTATTTACTTCATTCAGCATAAATCACACATTTCTTTTAGTGGTGAAAGTAAAATATAAGATTTTACACTTCAGTGGGAGTACAACTTTGCCTGAATGAAGTTAAGCCTCCGGCGGATGCCACAGATTTTTAGCGGAAATTAATCGAGCAAGCTCGATAAAATCTGGGCGCAAATACGCCAAGGCGCATTTGATTAGAATAGGGGGAGGCGTATGTTACAATCGGAAACATTCGAACACTATGAAGATAAAACAAT
Coding sequences:
- a CDS encoding heme-binding protein; this encodes MTEFVKAIETKSISLELANKVLDAALVKGKEMGIAFSIAIVDRTGNLKAFAAMDGAPVLSLDIAQNKAFSAAAYNRATHEWYDRLKDDPPLLHGIVHTPRLVIFGGGYPIKLDGELIGGIGVSGGHYTHDMQVCEAGLEVLQEITQG
- a CDS encoding aspartate/glutamate racemase family protein produces the protein MKIWHQSLTSIENVPAYRDAVINHIQKIARPDVEVVLHGMSNETYPTEYPGHFITYSYLQNLHREQFIRNALIAESAGYDCMFIGTIPDVGLIEARSLVDIPVIGYGQASMHIASMLGDKIGIVNFLEPLADQLRYNAGRYGLSQKLGPIVQTKVGFYDILEGFNNPQPVIDSFVESAEKAIAQGADVIIPGEGPMNVFLATYGINRIGDVPIVDSFAAGIKMCESLTDLKKNSGVTMTRKGYFNAKPPEDAVKKLRAFYHQQSDIHAGLDYGLSVKAQVQK
- a CDS encoding flavocytochrome c, with amino-acid sequence MEKTYNLIIVGAGMAGLCAAAEAAAQGAKVLVLEKEEEIGGSSLLSGRFMAFAETDLQKKEGIQDSTQLLVDDLLAVGQGKNEESLIEAYGEHQYETYQWLVQKGVHFHAVQAVSGHSVPRGHTITPSQAISTLYQYTVDTGNVTVELEASVKRLRKNSEGRISVVIFEKNGLEYIAKSDQGVILTSGGFSRSEELLEHFAPQLKGALRIGGKGNVGDGIKLAWEHGAWVRDLPYLQGTYGFHPTADGPRKNQAHVFYKGAIVINKHAKRFVNESISYKLIGTEALKQPEGITYQVWDQEIMKENVPGDALYDIEKLNELGLIEKAISLEELAELISVPKAQLVQTVDEYNQDILAGGDKEFGRTTLTHTFGKPKTISKAPFYAMRTTVAMLATYAGLAVNAGAQVLNPFQEPIPGLFAAGEIVGGFHGAGYMTGSSLGKAAIFGRIAAQTALTSFSNSLPHL
- a CDS encoding FAD-binding protein; amino-acid sequence: MTREVDYDIAIVGCGAAGTAAALAAAEKAKEQNENLKIAILERADFDNRGGNTRWTAGYMRMKSIDEPADNFVEDMIAFSDNYGDRAYIETLHANAGSTLRWVQSKGVDFDFLPTMFLTSSKPRLLPVGGGRAIIDNLSLRARALGVEIIYEATAWDLTLNDSGAVNGLKIRIKGGETITLNVNAVILASGGFQGSHEMMAQYIGRDAHKIPTVCEGGLYNKGESIRMALRIGAKGAGQWDAFHAETVDPRSKREEAGVMLYPYAILVDQNGKRFVDEGITTIDEQYEAVARKIFYECPNHIAYMITDQKMFDIPNYEEALQTEQPAIEGKTIEELANKLQIPAENLVKTVEEFNNAVQPGEFLWNKKDGKQAIGIEPQKSNWAITIDKGPYVAYPIVCCNVFTNGGIATDPQGRVISNDNDPIPGLYAAGEMTGLYYGKYPGATSVLRSLVFGKRAGEDAVEYVAALEKTFS
- a CDS encoding SDR family oxidoreductase codes for the protein MELKGKVALVTGGGRGIGRETSLLLASHGADIAVCARSKHECDEVVQAIQEIHGTKAITVICDVGDPEAVKKAIKEVKEKLGKIDILINNAGVMSLKPFVETSVDEWHWVHDINLHAPFYLSKEVIPEMIERKDGIIINISSIWGTKGGPNRSAYISSKHAVIGFSKALGEELKPYGIRVNAVCPGPVDTKMTNDMAPNINKTGWLQPIDIANVIVDLCLPKSVAVTATSIEAFGAGQPVSS